In one Zobellia galactanivorans genomic region, the following are encoded:
- the serC gene encoding 3-phosphoserine/phosphohydroxythreonine transaminase — MKKHNFSAGPCVLPQEVFLKASEAIMDFNESGLSLIEISHRSKDFVEVMEKARSLALELLGLEGKGYSALFLQGGASMQFLMTAYNLLENKAGYLNTGTWSEKAIKEAKMFGDIMEVGSSKDENFNYIPKGYAIPEGLDYLHLTSNNTIFGTQIKKFPKTNVPLVCDMSSDIFSRQLDFTQFDLIYAGAQKNMGPAGTTLVVVKDDILGKVSRKIPSMLDYQVHISKDSMFNTPPVFAVYTSMLTLEWLKDLGGIAAIEEINEKKAQLLYSEIDLNPVFQGFAKKEDRSNMNATFNLADDRLKETFDALWKEAGINGINGHRSVGGYRASMYNALSLESVGVLVDVMSEMERKG; from the coding sequence ACTTTCGCTTATAGAAATTTCCCATAGAAGCAAAGACTTCGTTGAAGTCATGGAAAAGGCACGTAGTCTTGCCCTAGAGCTTTTGGGCTTGGAAGGCAAAGGATATTCAGCACTTTTTCTTCAAGGTGGGGCAAGTATGCAGTTTCTTATGACGGCCTATAACCTTCTTGAAAACAAGGCAGGGTATTTAAATACCGGTACCTGGAGCGAAAAGGCCATTAAAGAGGCTAAAATGTTCGGGGATATTATGGAAGTTGGATCATCAAAAGACGAGAACTTTAACTATATCCCGAAAGGCTATGCCATACCCGAAGGTTTAGACTATCTTCATTTAACTTCGAACAATACTATTTTCGGTACGCAGATCAAGAAATTTCCAAAGACAAATGTGCCTTTGGTTTGCGATATGAGTTCCGATATCTTTTCGCGACAACTTGATTTCACCCAATTTGACCTGATTTACGCCGGAGCACAAAAAAATATGGGCCCCGCCGGTACAACCTTGGTCGTGGTAAAAGATGATATTCTAGGGAAGGTCTCAAGAAAAATCCCAAGTATGCTCGACTACCAAGTGCATATTTCCAAAGATAGTATGTTCAATACCCCTCCGGTATTTGCGGTTTATACCTCCATGTTGACATTAGAGTGGCTCAAAGACTTGGGCGGTATTGCGGCGATTGAGGAAATCAATGAGAAGAAGGCGCAATTGCTTTATTCTGAAATTGATCTGAATCCTGTATTTCAAGGTTTTGCCAAGAAAGAAGACCGTTCGAACATGAATGCTACCTTTAACCTGGCCGATGATAGGCTAAAAGAAACCTTCGATGCCCTTTGGAAGGAAGCCGGAATCAACGGAATCAACGGTCACCGATCCGTAGGTGGATATCGCGCCTCTATGTACAATGCCCTTTCCCTAGAAAGTGTAGGGGTTTTGGTAGATGTGATGAGCGAAATGGAAAGAAAAGGATAA